A genomic region of Macaca mulatta isolate MMU2019108-1 chromosome 5, T2T-MMU8v2.0, whole genome shotgun sequence contains the following coding sequences:
- the SPCS3 gene encoding signal peptidase complex subunit 3, with translation MNTVLSRANSLFAFSLSVMAALTFGCFITTAFKDRSVPVRLHVSRIMLKNVEDFTGPRERSDLGFITFDITADLENIFDWNVKQLFLYLSAEYSTKNNALNQVVLWDKIVLRGDNPKLLLKDMKTKYFFFDDGNGLKGNRNVTLTLSWNVVPNAGILPLVTGSGHVSVPFPDTYEITKSY, from the exons ATGAACACGGTGTTGTCGCGGGCGAACTCGCTGTTCGCCTTCTCGCTGAGCGTGATGGCGGCGCTCACCTTCGGCTGCTTCATCACCACCGCCTTCAAAGACAGGAGCGTCCCGGTGCGGCTGCACGTCTCGCGGATCATGCT AAAAAATGTAGAAGATTTCACTGGACCTAGAGAAAGAAGTGATCTGGGATTTATCACATTTGATATAACTGCTG ATCTAGAGAATATATTTGATTGGAATGTTAAGCAGTTGTTTCTTTATTTATCAGCAGAATATTCAACAAAAAATAAT GCTCTGAACCAAGTTGTCCTGTGGGACAAGATTGTTCTGAGAGGTGATAATCCGAAGCTGCTGCTGaaagatatgaaaacaaaatattttttctttgacgATGGAAATGGTCTCAA GGGAAACAGGAATGTCACTTTGACCCTATCTTGGAACGTCGTACCAAATGCTGGAATTCTACCTCTTGTGACAGGATCAGGACACGTATCTGTCCCATTTCCAGATACATATGAAATAACGAAGAGTTATTAA